From Paenibacillus physcomitrellae, the proteins below share one genomic window:
- a CDS encoding acyltransferase family protein, producing MNYGTKTWRGETYFLNLRFLLIVCVFVGNAIEPLIMRMPGMHAVYVWIFSFHMPLFVFVTGYFARTNLRGLAGRKIMAQIVLQYLIFQSLYSALDVTVFKVDHIHHSFFAPYLLLWFLASHLLWRSAALIMRSLTRSAQLGVSLTLGIAVGYIVMDGTWFSLSRTFVYLPFFMAGYHFRPEWIVKFFTPKVRAAACIASLLLFAAAVLWGDQLPIGWLYGSMTYSQLGAYTWYAGLGRIGIYVLQLCASAAFLSFVPLYACRITELGRRTLYVFLLHGLIVRLAAASPVYAYIHSPGGTFVVIAAAVLLTVLLCQPWVRTLTCPIIEPQVEWMFSRVHKARTAPEMRIFK from the coding sequence ATGAACTATGGAACGAAAACCTGGCGTGGAGAAACTTATTTTCTAAACCTGCGATTTCTGCTGATTGTGTGCGTATTTGTGGGCAACGCCATTGAACCGCTTATAATGCGGATGCCGGGAATGCACGCAGTTTATGTATGGATTTTCTCTTTTCATATGCCTTTGTTCGTGTTCGTGACTGGTTATTTTGCGCGGACTAATTTGAGGGGCCTTGCCGGTAGAAAAATAATGGCTCAAATTGTTCTGCAATATTTGATTTTTCAAAGCCTATATTCCGCTCTGGATGTAACGGTCTTTAAGGTGGATCATATCCACCATTCCTTCTTCGCTCCCTATCTGCTGCTTTGGTTCCTTGCCAGCCATTTGTTATGGCGGTCAGCCGCACTCATCATGCGCAGCTTGACCCGGTCGGCTCAGCTTGGAGTCTCGCTCACCCTTGGGATAGCTGTCGGCTATATTGTTATGGACGGCACCTGGTTCAGCCTTTCGCGAACCTTCGTCTATCTGCCGTTCTTTATGGCGGGGTATCATTTTCGCCCGGAATGGATTGTGAAATTCTTCACTCCAAAAGTTCGTGCGGCCGCCTGCATCGCCTCCCTGCTTCTGTTCGCCGCAGCGGTCCTTTGGGGAGATCAGCTGCCCATAGGCTGGCTCTACGGCAGCATGACTTACAGCCAATTAGGCGCTTATACCTGGTATGCCGGTTTGGGCCGCATAGGTATTTATGTCCTTCAGCTGTGTGCTTCTGCGGCTTTTCTCTCCTTTGTTCCGCTCTATGCCTGCAGGATAACGGAGCTCGGACGGAGAACGCTGTACGTCTTTCTGCTGCATGGGCTAATCGTCCGATTGGCCGCCGCTTCCCCGGTTTATGCTTACATTCACAGCCCGGGTGGAACGTTTGTTGTTATTGCAGCGGCTGTCCTATTGACTGTACTACTCTGTCAGCCCTGGGTTAGAACCCTAACCTGTCCCATTATAGAACCACAGGTGGAATGGATGTTCAGCAGGGTCCATAAGGCCCGGACGGCGCCGGAAATGCGGATTTTCAAATAA
- a CDS encoding HAD family hydrolase: MFTCIINGREIPFKGILFDKDGTLLDFLSLWGAWALEVTELMVKRVEKAGSNLTVDPRKLLGLILDPDGLVAGYDPTGPVAMATEEQTVGVLTWQLYTAGVPWNEALRQVKELLSEAMQKVKSERNARPMPGLNELLEQCRQLGIPLGVVTADRTSEAREHLRWMNLEGYFGTIVGTDRVVQGKPAPDMVFLACTELGLLPEEVLVIGDSNGDMQMAKASGAAGAIGFCPGGEADYLLDAEEVIQSYDVIDLKGAEATYRSKEMKSFE; the protein is encoded by the coding sequence ATGTTCACCTGTATTATTAATGGCAGGGAAATTCCATTTAAAGGAATCTTATTCGATAAGGACGGGACACTGCTGGATTTCTTAAGTCTGTGGGGTGCCTGGGCGCTGGAAGTGACGGAGCTGATGGTCAAACGGGTGGAGAAAGCCGGATCTAACCTGACAGTCGATCCCCGAAAGCTGCTGGGCTTGATCCTTGATCCCGACGGGCTGGTGGCGGGTTATGACCCCACAGGGCCAGTGGCGATGGCGACCGAGGAGCAGACTGTAGGCGTATTGACCTGGCAATTGTATACCGCCGGTGTTCCTTGGAATGAAGCGCTTCGTCAGGTGAAGGAGCTGTTGTCCGAAGCGATGCAGAAGGTGAAAAGCGAACGGAACGCCAGGCCGATGCCAGGCTTAAACGAGCTGCTGGAACAATGCCGCCAGCTGGGGATTCCGCTTGGGGTCGTCACCGCAGACCGTACTTCCGAAGCTCGGGAGCATTTACGGTGGATGAATCTGGAGGGGTATTTCGGAACGATTGTCGGAACAGACCGGGTTGTTCAAGGTAAACCGGCACCTGACATGGTCTTCCTTGCCTGTACGGAGCTGGGGCTTCTTCCTGAAGAGGTACTGGTTATTGGCGACAGCAACGGAGATATGCAAATGGCCAAGGCCTCTGGAGCAGCAGGCGCGATTGGATTCTGCCCTGGCGGAGAAGCGGACTATTTGCTGGATGCGGAAGAAGTAATCCAAAGTTATGACGTTATAGATTTGAAAGGCGCTGAGGCAACTTATCGATCTAAGGAGATGAAGAGCTTTGAGTGA